From Herbaspirillum sp. WKF16:
CGATCTGCGCCACCGAGAAGTCGGCCTTGGAGGTCAGGAGCCATTCGCCGCGCGGCGCCACCCACTCGCCCTTTTCATCGAACTTGCCGATCACGCGCGGGCGCACGTCGTCGCGCCAGTTGTAGAGCTGCTCCTTGAGCTGGTACTCGACCATCTGGCGTTTTTCTTCCACCACCAGGATTTCATCCAGGCCCTGGGCAAACTCGCGCACGCCTTCCGGCTCCAGCGGCCACGGCATCGAGACCTTGAACAGGCGCAAGCCGATCTCGGCGGCGAACTGCTCATCTATCCCCAGCTCGGACAGGGCTTCCAGCACATCGAGGTAGGACTTGCCGGAGGCGATGATGCCCAGCCGCGCCTTCGGGCTGTCGATCATCACGCGGTTGAGCTTGTTGGCGCGCGCATAGGCCAGGGCCGCGTAGATCTTGTAGTCCTGCATCAGCGCTTCCTGCTTGCGCGCCTGCACGCCCAGCGTGTCGGTCGAGAGCCGGGCGTTGAGACCGCCTTCGGGCATGACGAAGTCGGCCGGCGTATTGATCTGCACGCGGAAGGGATCGGCGTCCACCGAGGCGCTCGACTCGACCGTGTCGGCCAGCGCCTTGAAGCCCACCACGCAGCCGGAATAGCGCGACATGGCCCAGCCGTGCAGGCCGAGGTCGAGGTATTCCTGCACGTTGCAGGGGTAGAGCATCGGGATCATCGATGCCGAGAAGATATGGTCGGACTGGTGCGGCAGCGTCGAGGAGTAGGCGCCATGGTCGTCGCCGGCCACCAGCAGCACGCCGCCGTGGGCGGAAGTGCCGGCATGGTTCATGTGCTTGAGCACGTCGCCGCAGCGGTCCACGCCCGGGCCCTTGCCGTACCACATGGCGAACACGCCGTCGTATTCGGACGGACCGATCAGCTTGACCTGCTGCGTGCCCCAGACAGCCGTGGCGGCCATGTCTTCGTTCACGCCCGGCTGGAACCTGACGCGCTGCGCGGCCAGCTGCGGCTGCGCCTTCCACAGCGCTTCGTCCAGCCCGCCCAGGGGCGAGCCGCGATAGCCGGAAATGAAGCCGGCCGTGTTGAGGCCGGCCCGGCGGTCGCGGATCTGCTGCAGCATCGGCAGGCGCACCAGAGCCTGGATGCCGGAGAGGTAGATCGAGCCTTCGGTGGCGGTATATTTGTCGTCCAGGCTGACCGATGCCAGCGGGACCGGTTCCTGCGGGTTTGCAACGGCGGTATGCAAGCCGCCTGCTGCGGGGACGCCGGTGTTCCCTTGCGGGACCGGCGAGTGAGCGCTCACTTGGGTCGCAGCCAGATCGGAATCGCGAACGCCTTCTACGGTTGGCGCCGTCGTTCCGACAGGCTCAGCTGCCGAACGGATTTCCATTGCTTGTCTCCAAAATTTTGCTTCAGATAGCATCTGCCATTACCGCGCCGGGTACGGCGCATCACTGCCAGACACTTGGACCGTGGTAGCGGTCAACACAACAATCTCCGTCTTGAAAACTGCTGTGACTGAAGTCTATCCCCGCGCCGCGCCGGCAAGGAAATACCGATTGGGGATAGGGTCATAAGAAAAAACGATAGCCCATTGCCCCTCGCCTTCCTCGCATGGCCGCGTTCATCCCGGCGTCATCGATCCGGGGTATCCTTGCGCCAGGCCAATGTTCCCTTGCCGCACTGCCGGCGGCGGATCGTTTCCCTCACGCAACGGCGTGACATGGCTGCGTTCACAACTTCCCGATAGAACAATGAGCGAACAGATCAAAGAGATGGAACCCGACAGCGCTGTCTACAAGACGCTGCTGGAATCGACCAAGGCGATTCCCTGGAAGATCGACTGGAGCACGATGAAGTTCACCTACATCGGCCCGCAGATCGAGGAGTTGCTGGGCTGGACGCCCGAGAGCTGGCAGAGCGCCGACGACTGGGCCATGCGCATCCATGCAGAGGACCGCGAGGCGGTGGTCAACTTCTGCATCTCGCAATCGAAGTCGGGCGTGGATCACGAGGCCGACTATCGCGCGCTCACGCGCGACGGCGAGCACATCTGGATCCGCGACGTGGTGCATGTGGTGCGCAACCCGGACGGCAGCCCCAACGCGCTGATCGGCTTCATGTTCGACATCACCGAGCGCAAGAAGACCGAGGCGCGCCTGATCGAGTTGCAGAAGGAGCTGGAGGCGCTGTCCTACCGCGACGGCCTCACCAATGTCGCCAACCGCCGCATGTTCGACTCGGCGCTGGAGGTTGAGTGGGCCAACGCGGTCAACAACCGCACCCCGCTCTCGCTGGTCATGCTCGACATCGACTACTTCAAGCAATACAACGACCAGTACGGCCATATCCGCGGCGACGAATGCCTCAAGCAGGTGGCGCAGGCGCTGAGCGGCGCGGCCACGCGCAGCCGCGATTTCTTCGCGCGCTACGGCGGCGAGGAGTTCGTGCTGGTCCTGCCGGAGGCCGACGCCAAGGCCGCGCTGCAGGTGGCGCAACGCTGCCGCAAGCTGGTGCTGGACGCCGCCATCCCGCACGCGAAATCGCAGGTGGCCGAGGTGGTCACCATCAGCCTGGGCGTATCGACCATCATCCCCTCGACGCAGGACCATCGCATCGCCTTCCTGGAGCGCGTGGACGAAAGGCTCTACAAGGCCAAGCAGCTCGGCCGCAACTGTATCGCCGTGGACGAGTGAACTGTATCTGTCTCGCATGAAAACGGGCCGATAAGATAGCCGCATCATTCAGCCCTTCAGCTCATTTTCTACGAGACACACATGCCTGCCACCTACGCCTATCGCCTGCTCAACGTCTTCGCCGAATCGACCTTCGGCGGCAATCCGCTGTGCGTGTTCGAGGATGCGCGCGGCATCGACGACGCCACCATGCAGGCGCTGGCGCTGCAGTTCAACCTGTCGGAGACCACCTTCATCCTGCCCTCCGCGGCGGCCGATGCGCGCGTGCGCATCTTCACCACCGGCTACGAGATGCCCTTCGCCGGCCATCCCACGCTGGGCACCGCGCACGTGGTGCGCGAACTGCTGGGAACCGGCGACGCGCTGACGCTGGAGTTCAAGGCCGGCGTGGTGCCGGTGACGGCGGCCGGCGACGTGTGGACCTTCACCGCGCCCACCGATGGCGCGCCCAGGACCGCGCCCTCGCCCTTGCCTGCGGCCGAGGCGGCGGCGCTGGTCGGCCTCGCGGCCGACGACCTGGCGGGCGAACCGATGTGGGTGGACACCGGGGCCGACCAATTCCTGATCCCGCTCAAATCCGCCGACGCGGTGCGCCGCGCCCGGCCCGACAGCGGCTCGCTGGAGCGCTGGCCGGTCAGCAGCCTGGGCCGCAAGACGGCTTATGTGTTTGCTTTCGACGAGACCGAACCCGGCCATGTGCTGGCGCGTTATTTCTTCACCAAGCAAGGCGGTGGCGTGGCCGAGGATCCGGGCACCGGCTCGGCCTGCGCCAACCTCGGCGGCTGGCTCCTGGCCACCGGCCGCGCGCTGCCGGCGCGCCATGCGGTCGCCCAGGGCGCCGCGGTGGATCGCCCTTCGCTGCTGCACCTGGCGGTCTCCGCCGAGGGCGCCATCCAGGTCGGCGGACGGGTGATCGAGATCGGCCGCGGCACGGTCAGCATCGATCCGGTCGGCCGCACGCTGCTGGCCTGAACTCCGTCAAACCATCAAACCACCATGCCGCCTTCCCGCGTCAGCGGGAAGATCAGCGCATGCAGCCACGCCATGAATTCGGCCAGCCGCGCCGGCACGTGGCGCCGGCTGGCGTAGAGCAGCGAAACCGGCATCGGCGCCGGCCGGTATTGCGGCAGCACCTCCACCAGGGCGCCCTGGTCCAGCAGGCGCCGCTTGTTGGCGCCCACCAGCGGCAGCTGGATCATGCCCAGCCCCGCCTGGCAGGCGGCGTCGTAGGTCTCGGTGCTGTTGACGGTGACGCGCCCGCCCATGGGCACCCAGTGCGTCTGCTTGCCGTCGAACCATTCCCAGCCGGGCGAACGCCCGCCCAGCACCTGCCGGTAGTGCACCAGCTTGTGGCCGGCCAGGTCCTCCAGCGTGCGCGGCACGCCGTAGCGCTCGAGATAGGCCGGGCTGGCGCAGTTGACCTGCACCAGGTGGCCGATGGGACGCGCCACCAGCGAGGAGTCGTCCAGCGCGCCGGTGCGCAGCACGCAGTCGAAACCTTCGCTGACCAGGTCGACGCGGCGGTCGCTGGCCGACAGCTCCACGTCCAGCTGCGGATGAAGCTCGAGGAAAGCCGGCAGCGCCGGCAGCACCACCTCGCGCGCCATGGCGCTGGACATGTCGACCCGCAGCTTGCCGGTCAGCGCCTTGCCGCCGTGGCGGAACATGGCGCGCAGCGATTCGAAATCGTCCAGCAGCTCCTTGCTGCGCTGGTAGAAGCGCTCGCCGTCGCCGGTCATCTGCACCCGGCGCGTGGTGCGCTGGAGCAAACGCGTGCCCAGCATCTGCTCCAGCTGCTGCACCGCCAGCGAGACGGTCGCATTGGGCAGGCCGAGCTGGCGCGCGGCGCCGCTGAAGCTGGCCAGTTCGGCCACGCGCTGGAAGATCTGGAGGGTGTCCAGCTGGTTCATGACGGCTCCGATTATTATCTAATATTGAAAAGTCTAATATTAAATCGATAATTTATTAAGCCATTTTCGATCAATATACTGGTCTCCGTAGTCAGGGAACGGCCTCCGAGCGGGGCCTTCCTCCACCATCGATCTTTCTACAGGAGCCAGACATGACCCAAGCCAACACCCCTCCCCCCCGCATCGCCCTGATCACCGGCGGCAGCCGCGGCCTCGGCAAGAGCGCCGCCCTGCACCTGGCGCGCGACGGCGTGGGCATCATCCTCACCTACGTCGGCAACCGCGCCGCGGCCGAGCAGACCGTGACCGAGATCGAAGCGGCCGGCGCCAAGGCGGTGGCCCTGCAGCTGGACCTGGCCAAGAGCCGCAGCTTCCCCGACTTCGCCGACGCCGTGCGCGAAACACTCAAGGCCACCTGGAACACCGAGCGCTTCAGCTACCTGGTCAACAACGGCGGCATGGGCATGCACGCCAGCATCGCCGAGACCACCGAAGAGGTCTTCGACGAGCTGTGCAACGTGCACCTCAAGGGCACCTTCTTCCTGACCCAGGCGCTGCTGCCGCTGATCGCCGACGGCGGCCGCATCATCAACACCTCCAGCGGCCTGGCGCGCTTCTCGCTGCCGGGCTACGCGGCCTACGCCGCGATGAAGGGCGGCGTCGAGGTGATGACGCGCTACATGGCCAAGGAATTCGGCGCGCGCGGCATCGCCGTCAACACGGTGGCGCCGGGCGCGATCGAAACCGACTTCGGCGGCGGCCGCGTGCGCGACAACGCCGAGCTCAACGCCTTCGTCGCCGGCCAGACCGCCCTGGGCCGCGCCGGCCTGCCGGAAGACATCGGCGCCGCGGTGGTCTCGCTGCTGCGTCCGGACAACGGCTGGATCAATGCCCAGCGCATCGAGGTCTCGGGCGGCATGCTGATCTGACCCGCGCCGCCGTCCCGCCACCCCGCCTGCGCGCGGCGATCATCGCATCGCCGCGCGCAGCGCATCCCCCGTCGGACAGCTTTCATCGCGCCGAGCCCTTCGCAACGCCCGTCAGGCGCTGTCGCGGCCCTGTCGCCTCGGCTTCGTTTCGCTTGCGCCACCCTTTTCCCACGCGCCGCGACCACATCGTGAACACCCCGCGCGCCAACGATTGCAAAGGTCTCTCCATTGTGTTGCGGATTGGATTGTGCTCGGGTAACATCGCTCGGCGTTGATCTAGAAATTCTTCGATAAATCAGCGAGTTCCGCGCAATTGGTATGTTGACCGAATGGTCATACCAATGCACAGATCGCCGAAGGCAACGCAGGAGAAATCGCAACCGCGCCAGTGCGGTTGCATGAGGATAGGCGCCGCTGAGACCGGGCCGGCCGCGCGCCGGCTCCGATCGTCCGGGCGTCCGAGGCGGAGTACGAATAGGGGGCGGTATTTTCAGTCAATTTTTCAGCAATCGCGCATGGCGCGCCTGCCTCGGCGCTGCTGCCGTTCTGACTGTCCTGTACGGACTTGCTTGCACCGCGTTCGCCGCCGGCCCGGATTGCTCGCGTCCCTACACCCTGGCCCTGCATGACCACGGCCTGCTGTATTCCGCCCCGACCGATACCGGTATCGACAAGGACTTCGCCGACGAGCTGATTCGCCGCAGCGGCTGCAAGGTCAACGTCAGCCTGATGTCGCGCGCCCGCATCTGGCAACTGATCGAGTCCGGCGCGCTGGACTTCAGCCTGTCGGGCATCTCCAACCGCGAGCGCGAGCAGTTCGCCTCCTTCGCCTGGTACTTCAGCAACAAGTACTACCTGCTGGTGCGCAAGGATTCCGGCATCACGCGCCTGGAAGACTTCGCCCGCAACGAGCGCTTCCAGCTCGGCGTGATCCGCAGCTTCCGCTACAGCGATAACGCCAACCGCCTGGTAGACCGGCTGGCCTCATCCAACCGCGTCAGCCTGGCCGGCGGGCTGGAGCCGCTGTACGAGGCGCTGCTGCTCAACCGCATCCAGGGCATGATCATGGAACCCTTCGACTACCCCGCCGTGCAGGAAAAGCGCATCCGCGACGTCACCTCCATCATCAGCTTCAACGACCCTTCGGTGCCGCACGGCCTGATCATGTCCAAGAAGGCCCTGCCGCCGGCGGAGCAGGAAAAATGGCGCGCGCTGGTGGACGGCATGCTGGCCGACGGCACCGTGCGCAAGATCTTCGAGAAATACTTCAACCCGGAACTGGCGGCTTCGATGGTTGAATTCCAGGGCAAGCCGTGAACTGGATACGCCTGATACTGCTGCCGCTGCTGATCCTGTTCACCGGGTTCGGCGTCACCTGGGTGGCCTGGGACCACGAACGCCAGGCCTCGCACAAGGAACTGCATTCGCAGTTCGCCTCGGCCCTGCGCGAGACGGTCAGCCGCATCGAACAGCGCATGGCCTCCTATGAGCAGATGCTGCACGGCGTGCAGGGACTGATCTCGGCCACCGGCGCGATCGACCGCAACGACTTCCACGACTACGTCAGCGCGCTCAACCTGGACGCCAACTTCTCCGGCATCCAGGCCATCAGCGTGGAGGAATGGACCCCGGCCGCGCGCCTGGACGCGCACATGGCGCGCATGCGCAAGCAGGGCGTGGACGACTACGAGATCCGCCCGGCCGGCGAGCGCAACGCCTATGCGCCGATGGTGCTGCTGGAGCCCTACGTCGGCCGCAACCGCATTCCCTTCGGCTTCGACCATTGGTCCGACCCGGTGCGCCGCGTGGCCATGGAAAAGGCGCGCGACTCCGGCATGGCCGCCATCTCGGGCAAGATCGAGCTCGACCTGGAGAACGGCGGCAAGACCGAGCCGTCCTTCCTGATGTACCTGCCGCTGTATGAGCGCGGCAAGCCGCAGGCCACCATCGCCGAACGCCGCGCCAGCCTGGTGGGCTGGGTGCATGCGGTGTTCCGCATGACCGACGTGATCGCCAGCCTGTACGGCGAGAGCGCGCGCGGCATTTCGTTCGCGCTCTACGACGGCGTCGAGCCGGCCCCCGGCGCCCTGCTCTACCGCTCGCATGACGACGGGCCGCAGATGCTGCCGCAGCGTATCTCGTCCACCGAATACCTGGTCGTGGCCAACCACAACTGGACGCTCACGATGAGCTCGCAGGACAGCTTTACCCTGCAGTACGGCCGCAATGCCGAACACCTGATCGCCGCCACCGGCATCGGCATGAGCATGACGCTGGCGCTGCTGGCCTGGCTGATGATGTCCTCGCGGGTGCGCGCGGTGCGCCTGGCGCAGAAGATGACCACCGAGCTGCGCGCCAGCGAGGAGCAGTTCCGCGCCATCGCCGACTGCACCGTCAACTGGGAAATCTGGTGGGGCCTGGACGGCCGCCCGCGCTGGGTCAACCATGCGGTGCGCGACTATACCGGCTACAGCGTCGAGGAATGCCTGGCGATGAAGGATATCGTCGCCACCATCGTCTATCCGGAAGACGAGCGGCGCATCCGCGCCGAACTGGAGCGCTGCATGGACGGCCAGCGGCGCGAGGACGTCGAGTTCCGCTGCGTGCGCAAGGACGGCTCGGTGTTCTGGCTGGCGCTGTCGTCGGCGCCGATCACCGATGCGCAGGGCGCCTTCACGGGTTTCCGCACCAGCAGCCGCGACATCACCGAACGCAAGCAGATCGAGGCCGAGCTGCGCATCTCGGCGGTGGCCTTCGACTCGCGCGAGGGCATGCTGATCACCGACGCCGGCAGCAAGATCCTGCGCGTGAACAAGGCCTTCACCGAGATCACCGGCTACAGCGCCGAGGAAATCGTCGGCAAGCATCCCAACATCCTGCGCTCGGACCGCCACGGCCCGGCCTTCTTCCAGGAGATGCGCGAGAGCATCCGCCGCTTCGGCAAGTGGCAGGGCGAAATCTGGGACCGCCGCAAGAACGGCGAGATCTATCCGGAATGGCTGACCATCTCCGCCGTGAAGAACAAGGACGGCAACGTCACGCACTACGTCAGCACCCACCACGACATCAGCGACCGCAAGCTGGCCGAGGAGCGCATCCGCGAGCTGGCCTTCTTCGACGCCCTCACGCGCCTGCCCAACCGCACGCTGCTGCTGGATCGCCTCAAGCAAGCCATCGCGCTGTCGGGCCGCACCAAGAGCTGCGGCGCGCTGCTGTTCATCGACCTGGATCACTTCAAGACCCTGAACGACACGGTCGGCCACGAGAAAGGGGACCTGCTGCTCAAGCAGGTGGCGCAACGCCTGGTGGCCAGCGTGCGCGAAAACGATACCGTGGCGCGCGTGGGCGGCGACGAGTTCGTGGTGGTGCTGGAAGGCTTGAACGAGCACCTGCAGGAAGCCGCCAACCAGACCAAGGCCGTGGGCGAGAAGATCCTGGCCGCGCTGGGCAGCACCTACCAGCTCGACGAGGTCGAATACCGCACCACCGCCAGCGTCGGCGCCACGGTGTTCCGCGGCCGCCAGGCGGCGGTGGACGAGCTGATGAAACAGGCCGACCTGGCCATGTACAAGGCCAAGGAAACCGGCCGCAACGCGCTGCGCTTCTTCGACCCTGCGATGCAGACCGTGGTGCTGGAACGCGCCGCGCTGGAAGCCGGCCTGCGCAAGGCGATCGAGGGCGACCAGCTGCTGCTGCACTACCAGCCGCAGGTAGTCGAGGGCGGCCGCGTCACCGGCGCCGAGGTACTGGTGCGCTGGCAGCATCCGCAGCGCGGCATGGTGCCGCCGGGCGACTTCATCCCCCTGGCCGAAGAGACCGGCCTGATCCTCTCGCTGGGCAACTGGGTGCTGGAAACCGCCTGCCGCCAGCTGGCCGCCTGGTCGCAGGCGCCGCAGACCGCGCACCTGACCATCGCCGTCAACGTCAGCGCCCAGCAGTTCCGCGAGGCCGATTTCGTACAGGCGGTGCTGGAGGTGATCGAACGCACCGGCGCCAATCCCAAGCGCTTGAAGCTGGAGCTTACCGAGAGCCTGCTGGTGGACAACGTGGAAGACATCATCCAGAAGATGTTCGCGCTCAAGGCCTATGGCGTGGAGTTCTCGCTGGACGATTTCGGCATCGGTTACTCCTCGCTGTCCTACCTCAAGCGGCTGCCGCTGAATCAGCTTAAAATCGACCAGTCTTTCGTGCGCGACGTCTTGATCGATCCCAACGATGCATCGATCGCCAAGACCATCGTCAACCTCGCCCAGAGCCTGGGCCTGGGCGTCATCGCCGAGGGCGTGGAAACCGATGCCCAGCGCAGCTTCCTGGCCGATGCCGGATGCCATGCCTACCAGGGTTATTTCTTCTGCCGCCCGGTGACGGTCGATGCCTTCGAGAAGTTCGCGCAGGAATTCGATCCCCAATTCACCGCCGCATAGGAAAAGCACATGAGCAACGTATTCACAGGCCTGCCCATCAACAGCAAGTGGCCCGCGCAGCATCCCGAGCGTATCCAGCTGTATTCTCTGCCCACTCCCAACGGCGTGAAGGTATCGATCATGCTGGAAGAGACCGGCCTGCCCTACGAGCCGCACCTGGTCAGCTTCGATAGCAACGACCAGTTCTCGCCCGAGTTCCTGTCGCTGAACCCGAACAACAAGATCCCCGCGATCATCGACCCCAATGGCCCGGGCGGCCGGCCGCTGTCGCTGTTCGAGTCGGGCGCGATCCTGATCTACCTGGCCGAGAAAAGCGGCAAGTTCATCCCGGCCGATCCGGCCGAGCGCTACCAGGTGATCCAGTGGGTGATGTTCCAGATGGGCGGCGTTGGCCCGATGTTCGGCCAGCTCGGTTTCTTCCACCGCTTCGCCGGCAAGGAATATGAAGACAAGCGCCCGCGCGACCGTTACGTCAACGAATCCAAGCGCCTGCTGGGCGTGATGGACAAGCGCCTGGCCGACAGCAAGTGGCTGGGCGGCGACGAGTACTCGATCGCCGACATCGCCACCTTCCCCTGGGTGCGCAACCTGGTCGGTTTCTACGAGGCCGGCGAGCTGGTCGGCTTCAAGGACTTCCCCAACGTGCAGCGCGCGCTGGAAGCCTTCGTCGCGCGTCCGGCGGTGGCCAAGGGCCTCAATATCCCTGCCCGCGGCTGAACGCCGCGCCGGACCGTTCCCGGGACGAACACGATGGCCGGCCCTGCGGGAGCCGGCCATTTTTTCATCGGCCGCATGTAAATCCCCTTCCCGCATCGAAGGCAAAGCATTAACATCGCGTCAACATCCATGACAGCTGCGACTGCCCCGCTTGCCCCATGACGATCCGCATCCTGCCCCGAACCGCCCTTCTCGCCGCGCTGTGCGGCGCCTTCGCCGGCTTGCCGGCCATCCCGTCCCAGGCGGTCGACCTGTCGCTCAAGACGGTGCGCGTGGGCAGCCTGTCGCGCGCCTACTTCTCGGAGCGCGGCGGCCAGGGCGAGCCCAGGCCGCTGCTGATCGCGCTGCACGCGAGCAGCTCCACAGGCTCGCTGATGGCGCGCAGCACCGGCCTGACCGAGATCGCCGAGGCCGCCGGCTACATGGTGGTGTATCCCAACGGCACCGGGCTGACCATCGACGCCCGCACCTGGAATTCGGGCGGCTGCTGCGGCTACGCCCAGATGCACAAGGTGGATGACGTGGCCTTCATCCGCGCGCTGATCGACAAGCTCGCCGCCGAAGGCCTGGCCGACCGCAAGCGGGTCTACCTTGCGGGCCTGTCCAACGGCGGCATGATGGCCTATCGCCTGGCGGCCGAGGCGCCCGAGCTGTTCAAGGGCGTGGCGGTGGTGAGCGCAGTGCTGGACATCCCGCCGGAGAGCGTGAAGACCGGCGTGCCGGTGCTGCATATCCACGGCAGCGACGATCCCTTCATCCCCTTCCTGGGCGGCATCGGCAGCAAGGAACCCTCGCAGGTGCCGCGCCAGTCGGTGGCCAGGACCATCGACGCCTGGGTCAAGGCCAACGGCGCCGATCCCAAGCCGGAAGTCAGCGACATCGCCGACGCCGCCGGCGACGGCACCACGGTGCGCCAGTACACCTACCGCAGCAAGACCGACACCCAGGCCGTGGTGCTCTACGAGATCAAGGGCGGCGGCCACAACTGGCCGGGCAGCGTGGCGCCGATGATCAACGGCGGCAAGACCTCCCAGAACCTGGACGCCTCGCGTGTCATCGTCGATTTCTTCAATCGCCATGGCGGCGGCAAGCCGGCCGAGGCGACCGAGGACAACCTGCCGCCCGGCGCCGCGCCGCTCAAACCGGAGACGCCGGCAAGATGATGGCCACCGGCAACGAAATCGCACTATCATAGCGGGCAGCGTTCAACCAACATCGCCATGACAATGAAAAGACTCATCACCAGCATCCTGATCGCCGTCGTGCTTTACTTCCTGCTGCCCTTCGTGACCAAGTTCATTCCGCAGTACCGCCTGGCGGTGTGGTGCATCAGCGCCGGCATCGTTTCCTTCGCGGTCTCGGCGCTGATGGACAGGGTCTGAAGCAAGACAAAAGAAGCATACAAATGGAGATCTGTGAGCCAGTTGTTTGACAAGAAAGTCCTACTTGGCGTCAACAGCCGCATGAGTTCTGCGCGGCCCCGCGAGCGGCCTCAACCAATCGCTATGTTCTTCGCAGAACAATCCACCGTTCATGCCTTGGCGTCGCACGATGGCAGGATGGCAGGTGTCCTGATCAGCCACCGCCATGGCAAAGCGGCGGAACTCCTCTTCGCTGGCATCGGTTGGCATCATGAACTCCAAGAAGGCGTCTCGTGGCAGGTCGGCGATCAATTCCGGACACATATAGGCACAAAACGCAAAGGTTCGGTCGTAGGTTCTCGTGTGGTAAACCACATCAGTGGACTTGCCTGAAAAAGGCAACAACACGGAGATGTTGGTAAAGTCCCCCCCCACCGTTTGAAAATACTGAAATCCATGGGGCAAGCTGATCATTCGTCCTGCGATACTGACCAGCGTCAATCCCAGCCGCAGTGGCACCTCGATCGGAATAGTATTGGCAACAGGCATCAGCGACGGCCGGTAGCGCCCACCGGTCATGTTGCAATAGACCTTACAACCGTTCTCATTGAGGCGTTCAGCCAAGGATTCCCATAACATGTCCGGGAATTGTTCATTCA
This genomic window contains:
- a CDS encoding alpha/beta hydrolase family esterase: MTIRILPRTALLAALCGAFAGLPAIPSQAVDLSLKTVRVGSLSRAYFSERGGQGEPRPLLIALHASSSTGSLMARSTGLTEIAEAAGYMVVYPNGTGLTIDARTWNSGGCCGYAQMHKVDDVAFIRALIDKLAAEGLADRKRVYLAGLSNGGMMAYRLAAEAPELFKGVAVVSAVLDIPPESVKTGVPVLHIHGSDDPFIPFLGGIGSKEPSQVPRQSVARTIDAWVKANGADPKPEVSDIADAAGDGTTVRQYTYRSKTDTQAVVLYEIKGGGHNWPGSVAPMINGGKTSQNLDASRVIVDFFNRHGGGKPAEATEDNLPPGAAPLKPETPAR